From one Solanum stenotomum isolate F172 chromosome 12, ASM1918654v1, whole genome shotgun sequence genomic stretch:
- the LOC125848227 gene encoding ankyrin repeat-containing protein At5g02620-like: protein MENIPKLQLERTLSIPTCFPQRSSAPNTTSTSDGISLRNSSNNTRSSSPHHAVAIQFNHGIGQAEATVLPSPIQNESVSRPTAPAPQTLPTSFLRPRTKPINLTMYAPLCQAALGGNWEKARKIFSLHPGATSARITKGWETALHIAAGANKVQFVEELVKLMSPLELALQNKYENTALCFAAASGLTRIAKVMVMKNRFLPMVRGSKGVTPLHMAALLGHREMVWYLYSVTDHQYLSKEDYISLLIATINSNLFDVALHILQQMPELGMGRDQNEDTILHVLARKPLAFSGKIGFGIWQRLVYAYVSVHLQNRSSNISSGSTEKHNTKAYLIITRVIQHLLKTIGVRKVLETKLMHLQALELVKCSWKEVLLLNDSQIGNLLRSPSRPLFVAAELGNFEFIVELIQSYPDLIWKVDEESRSIFHIAVIHRQEKIYKLIYNIGSHKDIITSYKSTNNENILHLAAKLAPTNRLGIVSGAALQMQRELLWFKEVETIVQASYKEMRDLRGRTPGMLFTEEHKELVKEGEKWMKETASSCMLVAALITTVMFAAIFTVPGGNNNDTGTAIFLKEKAFIIFSMMDALALFSSVISILMFLSILTSRYAEEDFLCTLPKRLIIGFITLFVAIAAMLVAFCSSFFIVLGHQMAWIIIPVAALASIPITLFAFLQFPLLADMITSSYGSGIFTFTSKETIY from the exons ATGGAAAACATCCCAAAACTACAACTGGAACGTACACTTTCAATTCCAACATGCTTTCCACAGAGAAGCTCAGCACCAAACACTACATCAACATCAGACGGGATTTCTTTGAGAAACAGCAGCAACAATACAAGAAGTTCTAGTCCACATCATGCTGTTGCAATTCAATTTAATCACGGAATCGGTCAAGCTGAAGCCACAGTACTTCCTTCTCCCATTCAAAATGAATCTGTCTCTAGGCCTACCGCTCCTGCTCCTCAGACGCTTCCCACTTCCTTTCTTAGGCCCA GGACTAAACCAATAAACCTTACCATGTATGCGCCACTCTGCCAAGCAGCTTTAGGCGGTAATTGGGAAAAGGCTAGAAAAATTTTCAGTCTGCATCCTGGTGCAACATCAGCCAGGATCACAAAAGGTTGGGAAACTGCTCTTCACATTGCAGCTGGGGCTAACAAGGTTCAGTTTGTCGAAGAACTGGTTAAACTTATGAGTCCACTGGAACTGGCACTGCAAAACAAATACGAAAATACTGCACTTTGCTTTGCTGCTGCATCGGGACTAACAAGGATCGCAAAAGTTATGGTAATGAAAAATCGATTCTTGCCAATGGTGAGGGGCAGCAAGGGAGTCACACCACTGCACATGGCTGCTCTACTAGGCCACAGAGAGATGGTGTGGTATCTTTATTCAGTGACAGATCATCAGTATCTAAGCAAAGAGGACTATATTAGCTTACTCATTGCTACTATAAACTCCAATTTATTTG ATGTTGCTTTACATATACTTCAGCAGATGCCTGAATTAGGCATGGGACGAGATCAAAATGAAGACACGATACTCCATGTCTTAGCACGAAAGCCCTTGGCATTTTCTGGCAAAATTGGATTTGGAATCTGGCAAAGACTTGTTTATGCAT ATGTATCTGTTCATTTGCAGAATAGATCAAGCAACATATCCAGCGGCTCAACGGAAAAACATAATACCAAGG CATACCTGATCATCACAAGGGTAATTCAGCATCTACTAAAAACAATCG GGGTCAGAAAAGTTCTGGAGACAAAATTAATGCACTTACAAGCCCTTGAATTGGTAAAATGTTCATGGAAAGAAGTTCTCTTGTTGAATGATTCACAAATTGGGAACTTACTTAGAAGTCCTTCGCGGCCATTGTTTGTAGCAGCAGAGTTGGGAAATTTTGAGTTCATAGTAGAGCTTATTCAGTCTTATCCAGATCTTATCTGGAAGGTTGATGAGGAAAGCCGGAGCATCTTTCACATTGCTGTCATTCATCGACAAGAAAAGATCTACAAACTAATCTACAATATAGGATCACACAAAGATATAATTACGTCCTACAAAAGCACAAATAATGAGAACATTTTACACTTGGCTGCAAAGTTAGCTCCTACAAATCGACTTGGTATTGTATCAGGTGCAGCACTCCAGATGCAACGGGAGTTATTGTGGTTTAAG GAAGTTGAGACAATTGTTCAAGCCTCATATAAGGAGATGAGAGACTTAAGAGGTCGAACACCAGGAATGCTGTTCACCGAGGAGCACAAGGAATTGGTCAAAGAGGGAGAGAAGTGGATGAAGGAAACTGCATCATCTTGCATGCTTGTTGCTGCACTAATTACAACAGTAATGTTTGCAGCAATCTTTACTGTGCCAGGAGGGAACAATAACGATACAGGCACCGCTATTTTTCTTAAAGAGAAAGCATTCATTATTTTCTCTATGATGGATGCACTGGCATTGTTTTCTTCAGTAATCTCTATATTGATGTTTTTGTCCATCCTCACTTCACGCTATGCCGAAGAAGACTTCCTATGTACTTTACCAAAAAGGTTGATCATCGGCTTCATCACGCTCTTTGTTGCTATAGCAGCAATGTTGGTAGCATTTTGTTCAAGCTTTTTCATTGTGCTTGGACATCAAATGGCCTGGATTATCATTCCAGTGGCAGCACTTGCTAGCATTCCTATAACTTTATTTGCATTTCTGCAATTTCCTCTCTTGGCTGATATGATCACATCTTCCTATGGTTCAGGAATATTCACTTTTACAAGTAAAGAAacaatttattga
- the LOC125849422 gene encoding uncharacterized protein LOC125849422, which produces MDSHMKIKNLEKNEFISLRDHPFPCRFRYVSQVNIQQSSIKNHQSNYSSNNSTIDEIQRVGNNECKHFSHRHNLLTYSLRASDSVHCNFCETTISGMSYGCKRCRYFLHESCFEFPQIIEHLAHPGHQLILKYSINDQFNCKACHVGDNPALLFNFHYSCDHCDFSLHMGCASMSYKVLHKEMTLFVFYSNPLRNEAGPLLCDICNHSIEKSSGWVYYDYGHNFVTHFGCVADFVYGKGGNDKDYIIGVKKGLINLDGDDTSIVNYQKNDDDGMKYKRFFHRHVLQQLDRSMDNSVKNRKCGICGMDVSSDKKKGCSSCDFIIHERCSFLPEKIQHPFHPHPLTLVPKKDGVEVQCVGCRQSSGCHTNYTVLYQCKICEYQLHPSCAACPRRLKKLDLTLCYSFPYKNEVSKLYCNYCSKVINKDEWLYYGRSNDEKRHITCQLAVGISNCYVTLRDLEVE; this is translated from the coding sequence ATGGACTCCCATATGAAAAtcaaaaacttagaaaaaaacGAATTCATCTCTCTCCGAGATCATCCATTCCCTTGTCGATTCCGTTACGTATCTCAAGTAAACATTCAACAATCATCGATCAAAAATCATCAATCGAACTATAGTAGTAATAATAGTACGATTGATGAGATTCAACGAGTTGGAAACAATGAATGTAAACACTTTAGTCATCGACATAATTTGCTAACGTACTCGTTGCGTGCCTCGGATTCCGTGCACTGCAATTTCTGTGAAACCACAATTTCAGGCATGTCGTACGGGTGCAAACGTTGTAGGTATTTTCTACATGAGTCATGTTTCGAATTTCCACAAATTATCGAACATTTGGCTCATCCTGGACATCAATTAATTCTCAAGTATAGTATTAACGATCAATTTAATTGCAAAGCATGTCACGTTGGTGATAATCCTGctttattattcaattttcattaTTCATGCGATCACTGTGATTTTTCTCTTCATATGGGGTGTGCGTCTATGTCTTATAAAGTTCTTCATAAGGAAATgacattatttgtattttactCGAATCCTTTGAGGAATGAAGCCGGACCACTCCTTTGTGACATTTGCAACCACTCGATAGAAAAATCGAGTGGTTGGGTATATTATGATTATGGTCATAATTTTGTTACACATTTTGGGTGTGTTGCTGATTTTGTATATGGAAAAGGAGGAAATGATAAAGATTATATTATTGGTGTTAAAAAAGGATTGATTAATCTTGATGGGGACGATACTTCTATAGTAAACTATCAAAAGAATGATGATGACGGAATGAAATATAAGAGATTTTTTCATCGACATGTTTTGCAACAATTGGATAGGTCGATGGACAATAGTGTGAAGAATCGAAAATGTGGAATTTGTGGTATGGATGTTAGTTCAGACAAGAAAAAAGGATGTTCGAGTTGTGATTTCATTATTCATGAGAGGTGTTCTTTTTTGCCTGAGAAAATTCAACATCCGTTTCATCCACATCCACTAACACTTGTTCCTAAAAAAGACGGAGTTGAAGTTCAATGTGTTGGATGTCGTCAATCAAGTGGTTGTCACACAAATTACACAGTTTTGTACCAATGCAAGATTTGTGAATATCAACTTCATCCATCATGTGCTGCTTGTCCAAGGAGATTAAAAAAACTTGATTTAACTTTGTGTTACTCATTTCCTTATAAGAATGAGGTATCAAAGCTATATTGCAACTATTGTTCAAAAGTTATCAATAAGGATGAATGGCTTTACTATGGAAGAAGTAACGATGAGAAGAGGCACATCACTTGTCAATTGGCAGTTGGGATTTCGAATTGTTACGTCACGTTACGCGATTTAGAGGTTGAGTAA
- the LOC125848575 gene encoding probable arabinosyltransferase ARAD1, with protein MNPRSKLRSPPPSSVVISPASPPKSLINKMPRKFTRSTLTLATTLFSILALYAFFNTFIFSDPPNSVSSVSFSRNYNTQSLKSVKVYMYDLPRKFTYGVIESYALARGGEKQSDDSLLKYPGNQHSSEWYLFSDLNRPSLERVGSAVTRVMNPEEADLFYVPFFSSLSLVANPIRSNNAVVAPVERPAYSDEETQESLIEWLEQQEYWKRNNGWDHVFICQDPNALYKVVDKVKNGVLLVSDFGRLARNQASLVKDVILPYSHRINTYTGDIGVENRNSLLFFMGNRYRKEGGKIRDLLFQLLEKEEDVIIKHGAQSRESRREARKGMHTSKFCLHPAGDTPSACRLFDAIVSLCVPVIISDHIELPFEDVVDYRKIAIFVDSNTAVKPGFLVKKLRKVSMERVLEYQRELKKVKHYYEYEDPNGTVKEIWRQVSLKLPLVRLMINRDKRLVKRELPEPDCSCLCSNQTGILTTL; from the exons ATGAATCCAAGATCCAAACTCCGATCACCGCCACCGTCCTCCGTCGTCATCTCCCCGGCGTCGCCACCCAAATCCCTAATCAACAAAATGCCCAGAAAATTTACCAGATCAACTCTTACACTGGCCACTACTTTGTTCTCAATCTTAGCTTTATATGCTTTCTTCAACACATTCATCTTCTCAGACCCACCAAACAGTGTCTCCAGTGTTAGTTTCAGCAGGAATTACAATACCCAGAGTTTGAAATCTGTGAAAGTTTACATGTATGATCTGCCTAGAAAGTTTACGTATGGGGTTATTGAGAGCTATGCGTTGGCAAGAGGTGGAGAGAAGCAGAGTGATGATTCGTTGCTTAAGTATCCTGGGAATCAGCATTCTTCTGAGTGGTATTTGTTTTCTGACCTGAATCGGCCGAGTTTAGAACGGGTCGGGTCGGCTGTGACTCGGGTTATGAACCCGGAGGAAGCTGACCTTTTCTATGTGCCTTTCTTCTCGTCGTTGAGCCTTGTGGCGAATCCGATTAGATCCAATAATGCTGTTGTTGCACCTGTGGAGAGGCCGGCTTATAGCGATGAGGAAACGCAG GAGTCTTTAATTGAATGGTTGGAGCAGCAGGAGTACTGGAAAAGAAACAATGGTTGGGATCACGTGTTTATATGCCAGGATCCTAATGCCTTATACAAGGTTGTGGATAAGGTGAAGAATGGAGTGCTGTTAGTTTCTGATTTTGGAAGGCTGGCTCGTAATCAGGCATCTCTTGTTAAGGATGTCATCTTGCCCTACTCACATCGGATTAACACATACACTGGGGATATTGGCGTTGAAAATCGGAATTCCTTGCTCTTCTTCATGGGCAATCGATATAGAAAGGAG GGAGGAAAGATTCGTGATTTGCTTTTTCAAttgcttgagaaagaagaagacGTCATCATAAAACATGGTGCACAATCTAGGGAGAGCCGTCGTGAGGCAAGAAAAGGGATGCACACTTCAAAATTTTGTCTGCATCCAGCTGGTGATACTCCATCAGCTTGCCGCCTTTTTGATGCTATTGTGAGCTTGTGTGTCCCTGTAATCATCAGTGATCATATTGAATTGCCATTTGAGGATGTTGTGGACTACAGGAAAATTGCAATTTTTGTAGACTCTAACACAGCTGTGAAGCCGGGGTTCTTGGTTAAAAAGCTCAGGAAAGTAAGCATGGAGAGAGTTTTGGAATACCAACGGGAGCTGAAAAAG GTGAAGCATTACTATGAATATGAGGACCCAAATGGAACAGTAAAAGAAATTTGGCGACAGGTCTCTTTGAAGTTGCCGCTTGTTAGGTTAATGATCAATCGTGACAAACGTCTTGTGAAAAGAGAGTTGCCTGAACCAGATTGCTCTTGTCTCTGTTCAAACCAGACAGGAATCTTGACGACTTTATGA